A part of Scleropages formosus chromosome 3, fSclFor1.1, whole genome shotgun sequence genomic DNA contains:
- the plppr2a gene encoding phospholipid phosphatase-related protein type 2a isoform X2, whose translation MAEDKPRVKTSSSIVPCFLFVELVIMAGTVLLAYYFEYTDTFPVHIQGFFCFDRALSKPYPGPDEGSKVPPVLVYSLVTAIPTVTILAGELTAFFLKSDGTQEKTIVSADCCYFNPLLRRIVRILGVYSFGLFATTIFANAGQVVTGNQTPHFLSACRPNYTALGCQSAAQYITERRACTGNPLIVATARKSFPSKDAALSFYSAVYTVMYVTLVFQTKGTRLTKPTMCLTLLSLAMLVGVVRVAEYRNHWADVLAGYFTGGAIAIFLVTCVVNNFHQTRPPAPPSRPQRPESVLGMPVMTLPCVESPLEKLSGPQVRGGELQNCTDLEKVAPSVLSCVPSRGPYTPGIRMPVPPLPRTHANVKQHTRLCPASQPSTKSLLSRLTRRPFLISRSDPNTEHRQRCCH comes from the exons CACCTTCCCCGTCCACATCCAGGGCTTCTTCTGCTTCGACAGGGCGCTCTCCAAGCCCTACCCAGGACCGGACGAGGGCAGCAAGGTGCCCCCCGTGTTGGTGTACTCACTGGTCACCGCCATCCCCACTGTCACG ATACTGGCAGGTGAGCTGACTGCATTCTTCCTCAAGTCTGATGGAACTCAAGAGAAGACCATCGTGTCGGCAGATTGCTGCTACTTCAACCCCCTGCTGCGCAGGATTGTTCGCATCCTGG GGGTCTACTCGTTCGGCTTGTTCGCCACGACCATCTTCGCCAATGCCGGCCAGGTTGTGACGGGAAACCAGACGCCCCACTTCCTGTCGGCCTGCCGGCCGAACTACACGGCGCTGGGGTGCCAGTCAGCGGCACAGTACATCACAGAGCGGCGCGCCTGCACTGGGAATCCACTCATCGTCGCGACTGCCCGCAAGTCCTTTCCCTCCAAGGATGCTGCACTCAGCTTCTACTCTGCTGTCTACACGGTG aTGTATGTTACACTGGTGTTCCAGACCAAAGGCACACGGCTCACCAAGCCCACGATGTGCCTGACGCTGCTGTCGCTAGCCATGCTAGTGGGCGTGGTGCGCGTGGCCGAGTATCGCAACCACTGGGCCGATGTGTTGGCGGGATACTTCACTGGCGGTGCCATCGCCATCTTCCTG GTGACATGCGTGGTCAACAACTTCCACCAGACCCGGCCCCCGGCGCCCCCCTCGCGACCGCAGCGCCCGGAGTCCGTGCTGGGAATGCCCGTGATGACGTTGCCTTGCGTGGAAAGTCCACTCGAAAAGTTAAGTGGCCCTCAGGTAAGGGGCGGGGAGCTGCAGAACTGCACAGATTTGGAAAAGGTCGCCCCCTCTGTCCTCTCCTGTGTCCCCTCACGCGGCCCCTACACACCTGGCATCCGCATGCCCGTGCCTCCCCTCCCCAGGACGCACGCAAATGTGAAGCAGCACACACGGCTCTGTCCTGCATCGCAGCCATCGACAAAATCCTTGCTGTCCAGGCTGACACGAAGGCCATTTCTGATCTCTCGTTCAGATCCAAACACCGAGCACAGGCAGCGCTGCTGTCACTAA